ACATGGGGCAGGGTTCTGACACCGCAATGGCGCAAATTGTCGCCGATGTGCTCGGGATAACCGCGGAAGAGATCCGCGTCATTCACGCAGACACTGATGTGACGCCGTACGATATGGCCACATTGGGATCGCGCTCGACCTTCCACATGGGGAACGCGGTTCGGCTTGCAGCAGAAGATGCCAGAAAAAAGGCAGTGGAGATGTGCGCAACCCAGACGGGAGTGCCTGCAGAGTCTTTACGCGTAGAACAGGGGGCCGTTGTAACGCAGGACGGCCAATCGTGCACATACGGTGCTATCCTTGCGAAGCAGTATGGCATGCAGGCAGGAAATATCATGGGCGTCGGATCGTACATTCCTGACTATCAAAAACCAAACTCTGAAACGGGCAGGTCCGAGAACATCACACCCTTCTGGATGGTTGGTGGAACGGGTGTGGAGCTCGAAGTCGATACGGAAACAGGCAAAATAACTATCACGCGGTTGGTCACGGTCGGAGACGCTGGTAAAGCACTAAATCCGGGGATTGTGAAACGTCAGTTGTCTGGTGCTTCCATCATGCAAATGGGATTTACGCTGTTTGAAGAAATGGTGTTCGATGAAGGACAAGTGGTCAATGCGAGTCTCGCCGATTACAAGATTCCAGGCTTCTGGGATGTCCCAGAACAAAACGATGTCCAGATTGTTGAAGTCCCGCACAGAAAGGGCCCCTTTGGAGCAAAGGGGATTGGCGAAACCGGCTCATTGGCACTCTCTCCCGCAGTGGCGAACGCCGTCCAGGATGCAACTGGCGTTCGTATCTACGAAACTCCACTTACGCCGGAACGCGTACTTCGGGCACTGCGACAGCAGCAGCGAAACGAATGGGAGGACGACTGAGATGGCAGGCACACAAGTGATTCACTTTCGCTTAAACGGCCGACCGGTAGAAATTGCAGTCGAGTCGCATGAGAACCTGGTTGAGGTGCTGAGGCGTGGCTTCCAGATGTACAGCGTGCGAGAGAGTTGCGGTCAGGGCTTGTGCGGGTGCTGCACTGTCTACGTGAATGGGACAGCCGTCTCCGGATGCCTGTATCTTGCGGCCTTCGTCGATGGCTGTGATGTCATGACCGCCGAGGGTCAGGGAAGCCTGGATGCATTGTCTGTTGTGCAACAAGCGTTTGTCGAATGCGAAGGCTTTCAATGCGGTTTTTGCACCCCTGGAATGGTGATGATGGCGACCCAGTTGCTGCAAGAACACCCAGAGCCAACTGACGAGCAAATCCGTCACTACATGTCGGGGAACCTCTGTCGCTGCGCGGCTTACACAGAAATCATTGCAGCCGTTCACCGTGCTGCTGAGCTGATGAAAGCACAAGGTCTGACATGGCCCGTTGCGACGTGAAGTACTGCGTAAGGAGGATGATACCATGCCAAACAGCCTCAATTTGAGAAACTGGCTCGATGATATGCGACAAGCGGACAATCTACAGGTTCTCAAAGGTGCAGATTGGAACCTCGAACTCGGAGCCATCAGTGAGATGAACGTCAAGCAAGATGGTCATTCGGCACTGCTGTTTGATGAGATTATGGGTTTTCCCGCTGGGTACCGGGTTTTGACTTGTACGACGAGCAGCGCCTACCGGCTCAGTTCTATCTTGAGGGCACCTCAAATCAGCCAACATAAGGAATTGGTGCAGTGGCTGCGCGGAAAACCGAAAGAGTGGCAGTCAAGAGCCGCTAGTTTCCCGCCTGTAACTGTGGAGTCTGGCCCTGTCTTTGAGCACGTGGTCGACAAAATGCATGTAAATATGTGGGATTTTCCGTCCCCGCTCTGGCACGAAGGAGACGGTGGACGTTACATCGGCACAGGTTGTGCCGTCGTGACCAAGGATTACGATTCCGATTGGGTAAACGTCGGAACGTATCGCGTGATGGTTCACGACGAGAATCACGTAGGACTCGATATGGTAGCTGGAAAACACGGTCAAATCCAGCACCAAAAATATATGCAGGCAGGCGAACCGTTCCCGGTGTGTATCGTTATCGGGGCCCATCCGCTCTGCTACCTCATTTCCGGCATCGAAGTCCCATACGGGATGTGCGAGTGGAACTATATCGGCGCAATCCTCGATGAACCGGTCGCGGTGGTTCACGGCGAGTTGACAGGTCTGCCGTTTCCTGCCGGCGCGGAGATTGTCCTCGAGGGTTTCATTTACCCTGGTGATACGCGAATGGAGGGCCCCTTCGGAGAGTTTCATGGCTACTACCAGGCCGGGGCAAAGCCGACTTCTGTGATGACTGTGGAGCGTGTTTATCACCGCAATCAACCCATTATTGTGGGTAGTCCGCCAGCAAAACCACCCAATGACTACTCTTATTCAAAAGCTGTCATGCGTTCAGCGTTGTTGTTTGATGCACTTCTTGCTGCAGGTGTACCAGGCGTTGAAGGCGTGTGGGCGCACGAAATCGGTGGTGCACGGATGTTCACTGTTGCCAGCATCAAACAACGATACGCAGGTCATGCGAGGCAATGCGGCCATGTCCTCAGCCAATGCGGCGTCGGCGCGTACATGGGGCGGTATGTCGTTGTGGTCGATGATGATATCGATCCAGCCAATCTGGAGGAGGTGATGTGGGCAGTGGCAACGAGATCGGACCCGGTATACGATATTGATTTCATCCATAACGCGATGGGTTCGAAAAATGACCCCATGTCCGTCGCCTATAAATCAAACGCCATGTTCAGTTCCCGGGCCATTATTGACGCTTGCCGCCCCTATGACCATATTGACGACTTTCCTCCTGTGGCCGAGGCGAGTCAGAAACTTCAGGAGGAGGTGAAAACAAGGTGGGGGCACCTGATAAAACTGTAAGGCCACACCCCAGGACGTAGGTTTCAATCAGTACAGTTCCCGACGCTATGCTCTCCCAAGACGTTGTCTGATTCGAACGTTTTGGGAGTTCGGTATGCGAAAGGAGATGAGTCACAATACGCCAAAACCATAAATCTATTGTTCTTATTGTCAAAATTATCTTTAAATAAAGGGAGGTAGCGAAAGATGAGTCAACCATTACCACAGGTTGCATCGATATCTGGTCCATGGTATCGCAACGTGACCGTCAAGCAATGGCATGCACTGATTGCATCAAACTTAGGATGGTTGTTTGACGGCTATGAGACCTACGCTTTGATTTTGACCGTGGGTGTAGCACTGAAGCAGCTTCTGCCTACGGAGCATTTGAAACTAATTCCGCTCTACGCAGGTACCACAATTGGTTTAACACTGCTAGGCTGGGGCGTTGGTGGGATTGTAGGTGGTATCCTTGCAGACTACATTGGGCGTAAAAAAGTGATGATGATTTCCATTCTCTCTTACGCCTTGATGACCGGTTTAAGTGCAATTGCCTGGTCCTGGAGTTCGTTTATCATCCTCCGTCTACTGGTAGGTTTTTGCATTGGAACGGAGTGGGGGACAGGGACCTCCATGGTGGCGGAAGTGTTTCCAATGAATACCCGGGCGAAGGCCGCTGGCATCATGCAGTCTGGTCTTGGCATTGGATTTTTCATTGCATCGCTCATCTGGTATTTCGTCAGCGGCACGGGTCCCAACTCTTGGCGTCTCATGTATCTGTTTGGAATCCTGCCAGCTTTGCTGCTCTTGTGGCTGCGGAGGAATGTCGACGAATCTGAGCGTTGGGAGCACGCCAATGAACGTCGGTCCAATGTTCGAGCGAAGGTAGAAAAAGGCGAGCACCTATCACACGACGATGAGAAATACTCTGCGTTTACTCTGAAAGCGCTTTTCTCCGACAAACTATCCCGCAAGATGGCGATTCTTGGACTCCTCATGTCCTTGACGACGACAGTGGGCTGGTGGGCCATCTCTTCTTGGGTTCCATCCTATGTCGGAGCCACCGCGGCGAAGCACGGTTTGTCAGCTGCTCACTGGGCGAGTGCGAGCGGCATGGTCTATAACGTCGGAGCGATTATCGGGTACATCACGCTTGGATTTCTAGCGGATGCGTGGGGACGCAAGAAGACAACACTCACTTATTTTGCGATGTCTCTGATTTTGACTCCGGTCCTCTTTCTCTGGGTGCATCAGTTGGGATTGATGCTCGTTCTAACGGCGGTCAATGGGCTGTTTACGCTTGGTCAATACACATGGATGCCAGTATGGCTCCCCGAATTCTTTGCAACGCCCATCCGTGCTACTGGTGTGTCGTTTGTCTTTAATGCTGCCAGGTTTGTCGCCTTCCTCGGCCCCCTCTTTGCTGGTTACTTGATTACGATTCTTGGTGGCTACAGCATCGCGGCTACCATCATCGGCTTGATTTATATTGTCGGGTTTGTCACTGCACTGTTCTTGCGCGAAACCAAGGGCCAGCCGCTTCCCGAGTAGAAGCTTGTTTTTCCTGCCAAAGGGGTTCTGCTGACAAGCCATTTATGGCGTGGTTCGCAGAACAAATTGAGGAGGTTATTTATGAGGAAGTCAACATCGACAAAGTCCTCATGGTCGCTGTATCAATGGGGGATTGTCCTCATGCTGTTGGCGGCACTGGTCATCTCGGCGATTGACCGCGTCAACATCGCTATCGCCGGATCATACTGGGTCAAGCACCACATGATGAAGCCCAGTCATTTGGGGCTCATACAGTCTATTTTCGGTTGGTCACTGACTGCTTCCTTGTTACTCGCAGGGCCAGTGATAGACAAATTACATCCGCGGCGAATTCTTCCACTCGGGATGGTTGCATGGACGATTGCCACATGGTTAACGACCATCACGCTAAAGTTGCCGCTACTCTCTCTATTTCGAGGATTACTAGGGGTTGGTGAATCAGCTCTGTTACCCTCGGCTCCGAAAATCATTGTCGAAAACATTGAGCCGAAGGACCGTACCAAGGCTATCAGCATCTACTTCACCGGTAACAAACTTGGTCCGACCATTGGCCTGCCTTTATCAGCGGCACTGCTTGTCGCAATGGGCTGGCAACAAGTGTTTTACGTAACGGGCGCTCTCAGTTTGGTGTGGGTATTGGTCTGGCTTGCAATCTATCGCAAGAATAAAGGCACGGATAGACAGGGTGGCACCAACCAAGCAACAGTAGCGAAGTCAACTGCGGGGCGGATAGGATGGAGCGGTCTGTTTGCCTATCGAAACACATGGGCACTGATTGTCGGACAGTTTGGCTACCTATATGTACTCTACGTCTTTTTGACCTGGGTACCAGGTATGTTGGTGCTTCAGGAGCATTTGAGTATCGGCAAAAGTGGATCGCTCAGTGCGTTGCCATTCATCGTCGCCATCATCACGACCATTCTAGGCGGCTGGTGGGCCGATGCATGGGTGAATCGTGGCTCTAATAAGACCGTTGTGCGAAAAACCATCATTGGTGGAGGATTGATTCTTAGCACCGTGTTTGTCATCATCGCTGCTTACAGCAAGACACCGACGTTGACGGTGTTGTTTCTCGTTTTGACGATGGCGTCGATGGGCCTTGTCACAGGCAGTGTGAACTCGCTGCCGATGGACTTGGCTCCTGCA
The Alicyclobacillus curvatus genome window above contains:
- a CDS encoding (2Fe-2S)-binding protein, which produces MAGTQVIHFRLNGRPVEIAVESHENLVEVLRRGFQMYSVRESCGQGLCGCCTVYVNGTAVSGCLYLAAFVDGCDVMTAEGQGSLDALSVVQQAFVECEGFQCGFCTPGMVMMATQLLQEHPEPTDEQIRHYMSGNLCRCAAYTEIIAAVHRAAELMKAQGLTWPVAT
- a CDS encoding UbiD family decarboxylase; the encoded protein is MPNSLNLRNWLDDMRQADNLQVLKGADWNLELGAISEMNVKQDGHSALLFDEIMGFPAGYRVLTCTTSSAYRLSSILRAPQISQHKELVQWLRGKPKEWQSRAASFPPVTVESGPVFEHVVDKMHVNMWDFPSPLWHEGDGGRYIGTGCAVVTKDYDSDWVNVGTYRVMVHDENHVGLDMVAGKHGQIQHQKYMQAGEPFPVCIVIGAHPLCYLISGIEVPYGMCEWNYIGAILDEPVAVVHGELTGLPFPAGAEIVLEGFIYPGDTRMEGPFGEFHGYYQAGAKPTSVMTVERVYHRNQPIIVGSPPAKPPNDYSYSKAVMRSALLFDALLAAGVPGVEGVWAHEIGGARMFTVASIKQRYAGHARQCGHVLSQCGVGAYMGRYVVVVDDDIDPANLEEVMWAVATRSDPVYDIDFIHNAMGSKNDPMSVAYKSNAMFSSRAIIDACRPYDHIDDFPPVAEASQKLQEEVKTRWGHLIKL
- a CDS encoding MFS transporter; this translates as MSQPLPQVASISGPWYRNVTVKQWHALIASNLGWLFDGYETYALILTVGVALKQLLPTEHLKLIPLYAGTTIGLTLLGWGVGGIVGGILADYIGRKKVMMISILSYALMTGLSAIAWSWSSFIILRLLVGFCIGTEWGTGTSMVAEVFPMNTRAKAAGIMQSGLGIGFFIASLIWYFVSGTGPNSWRLMYLFGILPALLLLWLRRNVDESERWEHANERRSNVRAKVEKGEHLSHDDEKYSAFTLKALFSDKLSRKMAILGLLMSLTTTVGWWAISSWVPSYVGATAAKHGLSAAHWASASGMVYNVGAIIGYITLGFLADAWGRKKTTLTYFAMSLILTPVLFLWVHQLGLMLVLTAVNGLFTLGQYTWMPVWLPEFFATPIRATGVSFVFNAARFVAFLGPLFAGYLITILGGYSIAATIIGLIYIVGFVTALFLRETKGQPLPE
- a CDS encoding MFS transporter, with translation MRKSTSTKSSWSLYQWGIVLMLLAALVISAIDRVNIAIAGSYWVKHHMMKPSHLGLIQSIFGWSLTASLLLAGPVIDKLHPRRILPLGMVAWTIATWLTTITLKLPLLSLFRGLLGVGESALLPSAPKIIVENIEPKDRTKAISIYFTGNKLGPTIGLPLSAALLVAMGWQQVFYVTGALSLVWVLVWLAIYRKNKGTDRQGGTNQATVAKSTAGRIGWSGLFAYRNTWALIVGQFGYLYVLYVFLTWVPGMLVLQEHLSIGKSGSLSALPFIVAIITTILGGWWADAWVNRGSNKTVVRKTIIGGGLILSTVFVIIAAYSKTPTLTVLFLVLTMASMGLVTGSVNSLPMDLAPAETVSSISSLQNFGGNLGASFAPLVTGLLYGSLHNFRIALIVTGVVALMGAFAYLFLLGKVRPSYTTHDSLPEASQPVVVH